One Misgurnus anguillicaudatus chromosome 19, ASM2758022v2, whole genome shotgun sequence genomic region harbors:
- the pitpnbl gene encoding phosphatidylinositol transfer protein, beta, like, with protein MTRCSHFRRSQSVVECTVLSRFGMVLIKQYQVLLPCSVEEYQVGQLYSVAEASKNNTGGGEGIEVLRNEPYEKDGEKGQYTHKIYHIHSKVPGFIQMFAPEGALVFHEKAWNAYPYCRTIVTNEYMKDDFFIKIETWHKPDIGTTENPHGLPPEEWEEIEIVPIDIADRSQVDDVDYKPDEDPAVYHSEKTGRGPLGPEWKKELHNGNCPYMTAYKLVTVHFRWWGLQGRVENFIHKQEKRLFTNFHRQLFCWLDRWVDLTMDDIRRMEEETQRELDQMRSQGSVRGMKAGED; from the exons ATGACGCGCTGCTCTCATTTCCGGCGATCGCAGTCTGTTGTTGAATGTACCGTTCTGTCCAGATtcgggatggtactcatcaagCAATA CCAGGTGTTGTTGCCATGTTCAGTAGAAGAG TACCAGGTTGGCCAACTGTACTCAGTTGCAGAGGCCAGTAAGAATAACACGGGTGGTGGAGAGGGCATCGAGGTCCTCCGAAATGAACCCTATGAAAAAGATGGGGAAAAGGGACAGTATACCCACAAGATCTACCACATACACAG CAAGGTTCCCGGTTTTATTCAGATGTTTGCACCTGAAGGAGCCCTGGTTTTTCATGAGAAAGCCTGGAATGCTTACCCCTACTGTCGCACTA TTGTTACA AATGAGTACATGAAAGATGACTTCTTCATTAAAATTGAAACTTGGCATAAACCTGACATTGGAACAACTGAGAAT CCTCACGGTCTTCCTCCTGAAGAATGGGAGGAGATTGAGATTGTGCCGATTGATATAGCTGATCGCTCTCAGGTGGATGATGTG GACTATAAACCAGACGAGGACCCTGCCGTCTACCACTCTGAGAAAACTGGGAGAGGACCTCTGGGACCTGAATGGAAG AAAGAGCTTCACAACGGTAACTGTCCCTATATGACAGCGTATAAGTTGGTGACGGTTCATTTCCGCTGGTGGGGACTGCAGGGACGTGTGGAGAACTTCATTCATAAG CAGGAGAAAAGGCTCTTCACTAATTTCCACCGGCAGCTGTTTTGTTGGCTGGACCGCTGGGTGGACCTCACTATGGACGACATTCGTCGGATGGAAGAAGAGACGCAGAGGGAGCTGGACCAG ATGCGCAGCCAAGGTTCTGTGAGAGGGATGAAAGCCGGagaggattag